The following proteins come from a genomic window of Methylorubrum populi:
- the xoxJ gene encoding rare earth element methanol dehydrogenase accessory protein XoxJ, with amino-acid sequence MTRSSPLVSIAAAALLLSAGARPVHAQHLPDLVTQDVLRVCSDPGNMPFSARKGDGFENKIAQIVADELKVKLRYYWLTQGPGFVRNTLGTGLCDLIIGTSGGEIVQATNPYYRSAYVLVARKGELPDIKALDDPRLKDRQIGIIAGTPPSNRLSELKLVGEHIHAYAPYAFGAERKHQTVAAEVIADLAEKKIDVAILWGPAAGWLAKQSGVPMDVVPLLNESSRPPLTFRVSMGVRQNENDWKRSLNTVLRKRKADIEKVLREYDVPLLAEEENKLLGAAEE; translated from the coding sequence ATGACCCGCTCGAGCCCTCTCGTTTCAATCGCGGCCGCCGCGCTCCTGCTCTCGGCAGGGGCGCGGCCCGTCCATGCGCAACATCTGCCGGATCTGGTCACGCAGGACGTCCTGCGCGTCTGCAGCGATCCCGGCAACATGCCGTTCTCCGCCCGCAAGGGCGACGGCTTCGAGAACAAGATCGCGCAGATCGTCGCCGACGAACTGAAGGTGAAGCTGCGCTACTATTGGCTCACCCAGGGGCCCGGCTTCGTCCGCAACACCCTCGGGACCGGCCTGTGCGACCTGATCATCGGCACGTCGGGCGGCGAGATCGTTCAGGCGACCAATCCCTATTACCGGTCGGCCTACGTCCTGGTGGCACGCAAGGGCGAGCTGCCGGACATCAAGGCTCTCGACGACCCGCGGCTGAAGGATCGGCAGATCGGCATCATCGCCGGCACCCCGCCCTCCAACCGTCTGAGCGAGCTGAAGCTCGTCGGCGAGCACATCCACGCCTACGCGCCCTACGCTTTCGGAGCCGAGCGCAAGCATCAGACCGTGGCGGCGGAAGTGATCGCCGATCTCGCCGAGAAGAAGATCGACGTGGCGATCCTCTGGGGTCCGGCCGCGGGCTGGCTGGCCAAGCAGAGCGGCGTTCCGATGGATGTGGTGCCGCTCCTCAACGAGTCGTCGCGCCCGCCCCTGACCTTTCGCGTCTCGATGGGCGTGCGCCAGAACGAGAACGACTGGAAGCGCAGCCTCAACACCGTCCTGCGCAAACGCAAGGCCGATATCGAGAAGGTCTTGAGGGAATACGACGTGCCGCTGCTCGCCGAGGAGGAGAACAAGCTTCTCGGTGCGGCGGAGGAGTGA
- the pqqE gene encoding pyrroloquinoline quinone biosynthesis protein PqqE — MNAPTPAPSPADVIPAPVGLLAELTHRCPLRCPYCSNPLELDRRSAELDTQTWLRVLTEAAGLGVLHVHLSGGEPTARNDIVEITAKCAELGLYSNLITSGVGGALAKLDALYDAGLDHVQLSVQGVDAQNAEKIGGLKNAQPQKMQFAARVTELGLPLTLNSVIHRGNIHEVPGFIDLAVKLGAKRLEVAHTQYYGWAYVNRAALMPDKRQVDESIRIVEAARERLKGQLVIDLVVPDYYAKYPKACAGGWGRKLMNVTPQGKVLPCHAAETIPGLEFWYVGDHSLGDIWTKSPAFAAYRGTSWMKEPCRSCDRREKDWGGCRCQALALTGDAANTDPACSLSPLHAKMRDLAKEEAAENPPDYIYRSIGTNVQNPLSEKAPL; from the coding sequence ATGAATGCACCGACCCCCGCCCCCTCTCCCGCGGACGTGATTCCGGCGCCCGTGGGTCTGCTCGCCGAGCTGACCCACCGCTGCCCGCTGCGCTGTCCCTACTGCTCGAATCCGCTGGAGCTCGACCGGCGCTCGGCCGAGCTCGACACACAGACCTGGCTGCGGGTGCTGACGGAGGCGGCGGGGCTCGGCGTGCTGCACGTCCATCTCTCGGGCGGTGAGCCGACCGCCCGCAACGACATCGTCGAGATCACGGCCAAATGCGCCGAACTCGGCCTCTACTCGAACCTGATCACCTCCGGCGTCGGAGGTGCGCTGGCCAAGCTCGACGCGCTCTACGATGCCGGCCTCGACCACGTGCAGCTCTCGGTGCAGGGCGTCGACGCGCAGAACGCCGAGAAGATCGGCGGCCTCAAGAACGCGCAACCTCAGAAAATGCAGTTCGCCGCCCGCGTCACCGAACTCGGCCTACCGCTGACGCTGAATTCGGTGATCCACCGCGGCAACATCCACGAGGTGCCGGGCTTCATCGATCTCGCGGTCAAGCTCGGCGCCAAGCGGCTGGAAGTGGCCCACACCCAGTATTACGGCTGGGCCTACGTCAACCGCGCCGCCCTGATGCCCGACAAGCGCCAGGTCGACGAGTCGATCCGCATCGTCGAGGCCGCCCGCGAGCGCCTCAAGGGCCAGCTCGTCATCGACCTCGTGGTGCCGGACTACTACGCCAAGTATCCGAAGGCCTGCGCCGGCGGCTGGGGCCGCAAACTGATGAACGTGACGCCGCAGGGCAAGGTGCTGCCCTGCCACGCCGCCGAGACGATTCCCGGCCTCGAATTCTGGTATGTCGGCGACCACTCGCTCGGCGACATCTGGACGAAATCGCCCGCCTTCGCCGCCTATCGCGGCACGTCTTGGATGAAGGAGCCCTGCCGCTCCTGCGACCGGCGCGAGAAGGATTGGGGCGGCTGCCGCTGCCAGGCGCTGGCGCTCACCGGCGATGCCGCCAACACCGATCCGGCCTGCTCGCTCTCGCCGCTTCACGCGAAAATGCGGGATCTTGCCAAGGAAGAGGCTGCCGAGAACCCGCCCGATTATATATACCGCAGCATCGGGACGAATGTGCAAAACCCCCTGAGCGAAAAGGCACCCCTTTGA
- a CDS encoding formylmethanofuran dehydrogenase subunit C yields the protein MSTLRLRGDLPERVDLLNITPLALSGLSEAEAGKLAIGTSRRGLTLGDAFEISLDGSDSLVIEGGSSRLDRVGAALSQGSIRVEGDVGQRLGEGMAAGTLTVTGSAGPYAGTGATGGTITIQGDAGDHAGGAVYAAKAGLDGATLIIKGAAGDHLGDRMRKGLILAGSAGAYTASRMIAGTIVVSGALGDHPGYGMRRGTLIAGGHGALLPTFVETGTPDLVFVRLLAQSLKRLGAAQAGLLGGTLRRYSGDLATLGKGELFVPA from the coding sequence ATGAGCACGCTGAGACTGCGCGGTGATCTGCCGGAGCGGGTCGATCTCCTCAACATCACTCCGCTCGCCCTGAGCGGCTTGTCCGAGGCCGAGGCGGGCAAACTTGCCATCGGCACCAGCCGCCGCGGCCTGACGCTCGGCGACGCGTTCGAGATCTCCCTCGACGGCTCCGACAGCCTCGTGATCGAGGGCGGCTCGTCCCGGCTCGACCGGGTGGGCGCGGCGCTCTCGCAAGGCTCGATCCGCGTCGAGGGCGATGTCGGCCAGCGCCTCGGCGAGGGCATGGCGGCGGGCACGCTCACGGTGACGGGCTCGGCCGGCCCCTATGCCGGCACAGGCGCCACCGGCGGCACGATCACGATTCAAGGCGATGCCGGCGACCATGCCGGCGGCGCGGTCTACGCCGCCAAGGCCGGGCTCGACGGCGCGACGCTGATCATCAAGGGCGCGGCCGGCGACCATCTCGGCGACCGCATGCGCAAGGGCCTGATCCTGGCCGGCTCGGCCGGCGCTTACACCGCCTCGCGCATGATCGCCGGCACCATCGTCGTGTCCGGCGCGCTCGGCGACCATCCGGGCTACGGCATGCGCCGCGGCACCCTGATCGCCGGAGGCCACGGCGCGCTGCTGCCGACCTTCGTCGAGACCGGCACGCCGGACCTCGTCTTCGTCCGCCTGCTCGCCCAGAGCCTCAAGCGCCTCGGCGCGGCCCAGGCCGGCCTGCTCGGCGGCACGCTGCGGCGCTACTCGGGCGACCTCGCGACGCTCGGCAAGGGCGAACTGTTCGTGCCGGCCTGA
- the pqqC gene encoding pyrroloquinoline-quinone synthase PqqC: MTAQFPPPVPEAGQRLLSHEELEAALRDIGARRYHNLHPFHRLLHDGKLSKDQVRAWALNRYYYQAMIPVKDAALLARLPDAQLRRIWRQRIVDHDGDHEGDGGIERWLKLAEGVGFARDYVLSTQGILSATRFSVDAYVHFVSERSLLEAIASSLTEMFSPTIISERVAGMLKNYDFITKETLAYFDKRLTQAPRDADFALDYVKRHATTPEMQRAAMDALTFKCNVLWTQLDALYFAYVSPGMVPPDAWQPGEGLVTENAPAEPGPAATPTAQPAAFSGSDVPRLPRGVRLRFDEVRNKHVLLAPERTFDLDDNAVAVLKLVDGQNTVSQIAHTLGQTYDADPAVIEADILPMLAGLAQKRVLER, encoded by the coding sequence ATGACCGCCCAATTCCCGCCGCCCGTCCCGGAAGCCGGCCAGCGCCTGCTGAGCCACGAGGAGCTTGAGGCGGCGCTGCGCGATATCGGCGCCCGGCGCTACCACAACCTCCACCCGTTCCACCGGCTGCTGCACGACGGCAAGCTCTCGAAGGATCAGGTCCGCGCCTGGGCGCTCAACCGCTACTATTATCAGGCGATGATCCCGGTGAAGGATGCCGCGCTGCTGGCCCGCCTGCCGGATGCGCAGCTGCGCCGGATCTGGCGCCAGCGGATCGTCGACCACGACGGCGACCATGAGGGCGACGGCGGCATCGAGCGCTGGCTCAAGCTCGCCGAGGGCGTCGGCTTCGCGCGCGACTACGTGCTCTCCACCCAGGGCATCCTGTCGGCGACCCGCTTCTCTGTCGATGCCTACGTCCACTTCGTTTCCGAGCGGAGCCTGCTCGAGGCGATCGCCTCCTCGCTCACCGAGATGTTCTCGCCGACGATCATCTCCGAGCGCGTCGCCGGGATGCTGAAGAACTACGACTTCATCACCAAGGAGACGCTGGCCTATTTCGACAAGCGGCTGACCCAGGCCCCGCGCGACGCCGATTTCGCCCTCGACTACGTCAAGCGGCACGCCACCACGCCCGAGATGCAGCGGGCGGCCATGGACGCGTTGACCTTCAAGTGCAACGTGCTCTGGACGCAGCTCGATGCGCTCTACTTCGCCTACGTCTCCCCCGGCATGGTGCCGCCGGATGCGTGGCAGCCGGGCGAGGGCCTCGTCACCGAGAACGCCCCCGCCGAGCCCGGCCCCGCCGCGACGCCGACGGCCCAGCCCGCGGCCTTCTCGGGCAGCGACGTGCCGCGCCTGCCCCGCGGCGTGCGCCTGCGCTTCGACGAGGTCCGCAACAAGCATGTGCTGCTCGCGCCCGAGCGCACCTTCGATCTCGACGACAACGCCGTCGCGGTCCTCAAGCTCGTCGACGGCCAGAACACGGTCTCGCAGATCGCCCACACCCTGGGCCAGACCTACGATGCCGATCCGGCCGTCATCGAGGCCGACATCCTCCCGATGCTGGCCGGTCTCGCACAGAAAAGGGTTCTGGAGCGATGA
- the folP gene encoding dihydropteroate synthase translates to MPPSASPPTRLQTLLPDLGRRTLVMGILNVTPDSFSDGGRFEGVEAAREQAAALTQDGADILDIGGESTRPGHTPVPAAEEQSRVLPVIGAVAPGLSVPISIDTYKASTADVALKAGATLVNDVWGLQREPDIARVAAEHGAPVIVMHNRETIDGSIDIVADMLRFFERSLDIARRAGIAEGDIVLDPGIGFGKSWEQHLEALRRLPEIRALGFPLLVGVSRKSLLGRLHDRETAPRDRLVGSLAAHVLAGSLGADIMRVHDVAPHVEALRVLDAVMRPGSLHG, encoded by the coding sequence ATGCCGCCCTCCGCTTCCCCGCCGACGCGCCTGCAAACCCTGCTGCCCGACCTCGGCCGGCGCACGCTGGTGATGGGCATCCTCAACGTCACGCCGGACTCGTTCTCGGATGGCGGTCGCTTCGAGGGCGTCGAGGCGGCGCGTGAACAGGCGGCGGCGCTGACGCAGGACGGCGCCGACATCCTCGACATCGGCGGCGAGTCGACCCGGCCCGGCCACACGCCGGTGCCGGCTGCCGAAGAGCAGTCCCGCGTCCTGCCGGTGATCGGCGCCGTGGCGCCCGGCCTGTCCGTCCCGATCTCGATCGACACCTATAAGGCCTCCACGGCCGACGTCGCGCTGAAGGCCGGCGCCACCCTGGTCAACGATGTCTGGGGTCTGCAGCGCGAGCCGGACATCGCCCGGGTCGCCGCCGAGCACGGCGCGCCGGTCATCGTCATGCACAACCGCGAGACGATCGACGGCTCTATCGACATCGTCGCCGACATGTTGCGCTTCTTCGAGCGCTCGCTCGACATCGCTCGCCGCGCCGGAATCGCGGAGGGCGACATCGTGCTCGATCCCGGCATCGGTTTCGGCAAGAGCTGGGAGCAGCATCTCGAAGCCCTGCGCCGGCTTCCCGAGATCCGGGCGCTGGGCTTCCCCCTCCTCGTCGGCGTCTCGCGCAAGAGCCTGCTCGGGCGCCTGCACGACCGGGAGACGGCGCCGCGCGACCGCCTCGTCGGGTCGCTCGCCGCGCACGTGCTCGCCGGCTCGCTCGGAGCCGACATCATGCGCGTCCACGATGTGGCGCCGCATGTCGAGGCCCTGCGGGTGCTCGACGCGGTGATGCGCCCCGGGTCGCTCCATGGCTGA
- a CDS encoding response regulator transcription factor → MTTRVLIVEDDIDIRGILARGLEAEGFSVGVAGQVEDALSAARDDAPEAVVLDITLPDGSGHDVCRSLREGGYPGAILFLSARDEVRDRAEGLALGADDYIVKPFVFDELLARLQVHLLRRREADTPRTVFTAGRLTLDVNIRQVSFGEASARLTPREAELLALLMQEVNRPISRGEIFDRLWAGQGGLSLNVVDVYVGYLRSKLSDFVRLGGPVIVTVRGKGFMLDLRGQDFRH, encoded by the coding sequence ATGACGACGCGCGTATTGATCGTTGAGGACGACATCGACATCCGCGGCATCCTCGCCCGCGGCCTGGAGGCGGAAGGCTTCTCCGTCGGCGTCGCCGGCCAGGTCGAGGACGCGCTCAGCGCCGCCCGCGACGACGCGCCGGAGGCGGTGGTGCTCGACATCACCCTGCCCGACGGGTCCGGACACGACGTCTGCCGATCGCTGCGCGAGGGCGGCTATCCCGGCGCGATCCTGTTCCTGAGCGCCCGCGACGAGGTGCGCGACCGGGCCGAGGGGCTGGCGCTCGGCGCCGACGATTACATCGTAAAGCCGTTCGTGTTCGACGAGCTGCTGGCCCGGCTCCAGGTCCACCTGCTGCGCCGCCGCGAGGCCGACACGCCGCGCACGGTCTTCACCGCCGGCCGGCTGACCCTCGACGTCAACATCCGCCAAGTCAGCTTCGGCGAGGCCTCGGCCCGCCTCACGCCGCGGGAGGCGGAGCTGCTCGCCCTGCTGATGCAGGAGGTGAACCGGCCGATCTCGCGCGGCGAGATCTTCGACCGCCTCTGGGCGGGCCAGGGCGGCCTCTCGCTGAACGTGGTCGATGTCTATGTCGGCTACCTGCGCTCGAAGCTCTCGGATTTCGTGCGGCTCGGCGGCCCGGTCATCGTTACGGTGCGGGGCAAGGGCTTCATGCTCGACCTGCGCGGCCAGGATTTCCGCCACTGA
- the folK gene encoding 2-amino-4-hydroxy-6-hydroxymethyldihydropteridine diphosphokinase: protein MTRAYLGLGSNIGDKSARLAEAVEHLAATPGIRVAARSADYRTPPWGDTDQDWFLNAAVAIDTDLTPHGLLEVCLAIEAALGRVRERRWGPRVIDIDVLAYEGAQVSDERLVLPHRFVRERAFVLVPLAEIAPDLVIGGETVAQALAKLDATGIERVE from the coding sequence ATGACGCGCGCCTATCTCGGCCTCGGCAGCAATATCGGCGACAAGTCCGCGAGGCTGGCCGAGGCCGTCGAGCACCTCGCGGCGACGCCCGGCATCCGGGTCGCGGCGCGCTCCGCCGATTACCGCACGCCGCCCTGGGGCGACACCGACCAGGACTGGTTCCTGAACGCGGCGGTGGCGATCGACACCGATCTGACGCCGCACGGGCTGCTGGAAGTCTGCCTGGCGATCGAGGCGGCGCTCGGACGGGTTCGCGAGCGCCGCTGGGGACCGCGGGTGATCGACATCGACGTGCTGGCCTACGAGGGGGCGCAAGTGTCCGACGAGCGCCTCGTGCTGCCGCATCGCTTCGTGCGCGAGCGGGCCTTCGTGCTGGTGCCGCTGGCCGAGATCGCCCCCGATCTCGTCATCGGCGGCGAGACCGTGGCGCAAGCCCTGGCCAAGCTCGACGCGACGGGGATCGAGCGGGTCGAATGA
- a CDS encoding sensor histidine kinase, producing MRSLKVRFALLLGGTALLALLAAAGVLWSIRLTENVIDRTLAAQHRLELLAELSGRLAQYGFAAIESIGNPDAPPEALSVTRDRVDEALNRVDDALGAGMATSTNLEDRIQYVARTRPLANVRAARAMLDRQVTLVRRESDPDRRKTAMQGALNAFGAMTGPPLSLLVEAERRSMNAGSEAAATLSHRLTAAALAAAVLALAFVGVLYRSVTRPTLARIEEIRRAAGAVGSGALDTRLSVETRDELGLLVANFNRMAARLARREGRLAADRAALEDTVEARTADLRAANARLEMVDRSRRRFFADVSHELRTPLTVILGECDLAQRTAERAAGRPVDHGPVFATIRKRAQRLKRRVEDLLRVARSESGQIELDRRSVSAVAVLGDAVDSAGSEAARRRVELVLEPGDRDIEISADPEWLRQVVESLIDNALRHATGLSRITVGLSGRATVQGHRARITIDDDGPGFPEDADGLFERFRREARSGEAGFGIGLALARWVVERHDGVIGLGKSEHGGARVVLDLPALDDGVGSDQTGAGHERIGAA from the coding sequence ATGCGCTCGCTGAAAGTCCGGTTCGCCCTGCTGCTCGGCGGCACGGCGCTGCTCGCGCTGCTGGCGGCAGCCGGCGTGCTGTGGTCGATCCGGCTGACCGAGAACGTCATCGACCGCACGCTCGCCGCCCAGCACCGGCTCGAGCTTCTCGCCGAATTGTCTGGGCGGCTGGCGCAGTACGGCTTCGCCGCCATCGAGAGCATCGGCAACCCGGACGCGCCGCCCGAGGCCCTGTCGGTGACCCGCGACCGGGTCGACGAGGCGCTCAACCGGGTCGACGACGCCCTCGGCGCCGGCATGGCGACCAGTACCAACCTCGAGGACCGGATCCAGTACGTCGCGCGGACCCGGCCGCTCGCCAATGTGCGCGCGGCCCGAGCGATGCTCGATCGGCAGGTCACGCTGGTACGGCGGGAAAGCGATCCCGATCGGCGTAAGACCGCGATGCAGGGCGCCCTCAACGCCTTCGGTGCGATGACCGGGCCGCCGCTCTCGCTGTTGGTCGAGGCCGAGCGGCGCAGCATGAATGCGGGCTCGGAGGCCGCCGCGACCCTGTCGCACCGGCTGACCGCCGCCGCACTGGCGGCAGCGGTGCTGGCGCTCGCCTTCGTCGGGGTTCTCTACCGCTCGGTGACACGGCCGACCCTGGCGCGGATCGAGGAGATCCGCCGGGCGGCCGGCGCCGTCGGCAGCGGCGCGCTCGATACCCGCCTCTCGGTCGAGACCCGCGACGAACTCGGGCTTCTCGTGGCGAACTTCAACCGAATGGCCGCCCGGCTCGCCCGCCGCGAGGGGCGGCTCGCCGCCGACCGCGCCGCCCTGGAGGACACGGTGGAGGCCCGCACCGCCGACCTGCGCGCGGCCAATGCCCGGCTGGAGATGGTGGACCGCTCCCGGCGCCGCTTCTTCGCGGATGTCAGCCACGAACTGCGCACGCCGCTCACCGTGATTCTCGGCGAGTGCGATCTCGCCCAGCGCACGGCCGAGCGCGCCGCCGGGCGGCCCGTCGATCACGGGCCCGTCTTCGCCACCATCCGCAAGCGCGCCCAGCGCCTCAAGCGGCGAGTGGAGGATCTCCTGCGCGTCGCCCGCTCGGAATCCGGGCAGATCGAACTCGACCGGCGCAGCGTGAGCGCGGTGGCGGTGCTCGGCGACGCCGTCGACAGCGCCGGCTCCGAGGCCGCCCGACGCCGGGTCGAGCTGGTGCTGGAGCCCGGCGACCGCGACATCGAGATCAGCGCCGATCCGGAATGGCTGCGCCAGGTCGTCGAGAGTCTGATCGACAACGCCCTGCGCCACGCCACCGGGCTGAGCCGCATCACCGTCGGCCTGAGCGGGCGGGCGACCGTTCAGGGGCATCGTGCCCGCATCACGATCGATGACGACGGTCCCGGCTTTCCCGAGGACGCCGACGGTCTGTTCGAGCGCTTCCGCCGCGAAGCCCGGTCCGGCGAGGCGGGCTTCGGCATCGGCTTGGCTCTGGCGCGATGGGTCGTTGAACGCCATGATGGCGTGATCGGTCTCGGCAAGTCCGAGCATGGCGGCGCGCGGGTGGTCCTCGACCTGCCCGCGCTCGACGACGGCGTCGGATCAGACCAGACCGGGGCAGGACATGAGAGGATCGGCGCCGCATGA
- the folB gene encoding dihydroneopterin aldolase: MADRILVHRLAVFARHGVLPEEERLGQRFYISLECRLDLSQAGRSDDVAATVSYADLAEIALDIATNRRFALIEALAEAIAETCLARFPRIETIAVRIDKPSAPIPAVLDYAAIEIVRGRADRVSPTEKR; the protein is encoded by the coding sequence ATGGCTGACCGCATCCTCGTCCACCGCCTCGCGGTCTTCGCCCGTCACGGCGTGCTGCCGGAGGAGGAGCGGCTCGGCCAGCGCTTCTACATCTCGCTCGAATGCCGCCTCGACCTGTCGCAGGCCGGGCGCAGCGACGACGTCGCCGCCACCGTGAGCTACGCGGATCTGGCCGAGATCGCCCTCGACATCGCCACCAACCGGCGCTTCGCCCTGATCGAGGCGCTGGCCGAGGCGATCGCCGAGACCTGCCTCGCGCGCTTCCCCCGCATCGAGACGATTGCGGTGCGGATCGACAAGCCGAGCGCGCCGATCCCCGCCGTGCTCGACTACGCGGCCATCGAGATCGTGCGCGGCCGCGCGGACCGCGTCTCGCCGACGGAGAAGAGATGA
- the pqqB gene encoding pyrroloquinoline quinone biosynthesis protein PqqB — MHVVILGSAAGGGVPQWNCRCSICSMAWAGDPRVRPRTQSSIAVSPDGERWLLLNASPDIRQQIQANPQMHPREGLRHSPIHAVLLTNGDVDHVAGLLTLREGQPFTLYATPGILASVSDNRVFDVMAADVVKRQTIALNETFEPVPGLSVTLFSVPGKVPLWLEDASMEIGAETETTVGTMIEAGGKRLAYIPGCARVTEELKARVAGADALLFDGTVLEDDDMIRAGVGTKTGWRMGHIQINGETGSIASFADVEIGRRVLIHINNTNPILVEDSPERAGVEARGWTVAHDGLTLDL; from the coding sequence ATGCATGTCGTGATCCTGGGCTCGGCGGCGGGCGGCGGCGTTCCCCAGTGGAACTGCCGCTGCTCCATCTGTTCCATGGCCTGGGCGGGCGATCCCCGTGTCAGGCCGCGCACGCAGTCGAGCATCGCGGTCTCCCCCGACGGGGAACGCTGGCTCCTGCTCAATGCCTCCCCCGACATCCGCCAGCAGATCCAGGCCAATCCGCAGATGCATCCGCGGGAGGGTCTGCGCCACTCGCCGATCCACGCGGTGCTGCTGACCAACGGCGACGTCGATCACGTCGCGGGCCTGCTGACCCTGCGCGAGGGCCAGCCCTTCACGCTCTACGCCACACCCGGCATCCTAGCCTCCGTCTCCGACAATCGCGTCTTCGACGTGATGGCCGCCGACGTCGTGAAGCGCCAGACGATCGCTCTCAACGAGACCTTCGAGCCGGTGCCCGGCCTCTCGGTCACGCTGTTCTCCGTGCCCGGCAAGGTGCCGCTCTGGCTCGAGGACGCCTCGATGGAGATCGGGGCCGAGACCGAGACCACCGTCGGCACGATGATCGAGGCCGGGGGCAAGCGCCTCGCCTACATCCCCGGCTGCGCCCGGGTGACCGAGGAGTTGAAGGCCCGCGTGGCGGGGGCCGACGCGCTCCTGTTCGACGGCACGGTGCTGGAGGACGACGACATGATCCGCGCCGGCGTCGGCACCAAGACCGGCTGGCGCATGGGCCATATCCAGATCAACGGCGAGACCGGCTCCATCGCCTCCTTCGCCGATGTCGAGATCGGCCGGCGGGTTTTGATCCATATCAACAACACCAACCCGATCCTGGTCGAGGACTCGCCCGAGCGCGCTGGTGTCGAGGCGCGCGGCTGGACCGTGGCCCATGACGGCCTGACCCTCGATCTCTGA
- the xoxG gene encoding methanol metabolism c-type cytochrome XoxG produces the protein MLGAVPTATAVLAQDAKPELANKLDPNAKEIDEPVLKAATAVKEEDGKYLDKDGHPTFHITNDGKKVDWYTYSGYRRYHAECHVCHGPDGMGSTYAPVLKDSLKRLSYEEFYGILAGGRQNHTAGNESVMPAFGDNKNVMCYANDLYVYLRARAAGAWGRARPGEKEEKPESAKTAEKECLGG, from the coding sequence CTGCTCGGAGCGGTTCCGACCGCGACCGCCGTCCTCGCGCAGGACGCCAAGCCGGAACTCGCCAACAAGCTCGATCCGAACGCCAAGGAGATTGACGAGCCGGTGCTCAAGGCCGCCACGGCGGTGAAGGAAGAAGATGGCAAGTACCTCGACAAGGATGGCCACCCGACCTTCCACATCACCAACGACGGCAAGAAGGTCGATTGGTACACCTATTCCGGGTACCGCCGGTATCACGCCGAGTGCCACGTCTGCCACGGTCCGGACGGCATGGGTTCGACCTACGCCCCCGTCCTGAAGGACTCGCTCAAGCGCCTCTCCTACGAAGAGTTCTACGGCATCCTCGCCGGTGGCCGTCAGAACCATACGGCGGGCAACGAGAGCGTCATGCCGGCCTTCGGCGATAACAAGAACGTCATGTGCTACGCCAACGACCTCTACGTGTACCTGCGCGCCCGCGCCGCCGGTGCCTGGGGCCGTGCGCGTCCGGGCGAGAAGGAAGAGAAGCCCGAGAGCGCCAAGACGGCCGAGAAGGAGTGCCTCGGCGGCTGA
- the pqqA gene encoding pyrroloquinoline quinone precursor peptide PqqA, with product MKWAAPIVSEICVGMEVTSYESAEIDTFN from the coding sequence ATGAAGTGGGCTGCCCCCATCGTTTCCGAGATCTGCGTCGGCATGGAAGTCACGAGCTACGAGTCGGCCGAGATCGACACCTTCAACTAA